A stretch of Acidobacteriota bacterium DNA encodes these proteins:
- the pstC gene encoding phosphate ABC transporter permease subunit PstC yields the protein MTLATRRKVEWLIERALFACAAGSVLVTAGIIGVLVFETYEFFREVPITDFLFGTVWTPLFYDPQFGVLPLVGGTILVSLIAMLVAMPAGLLSAIYLSEYAPPGVRRVVKPVLEVLAGIPTVVFGYFALLFVTPLLQKVFPDLALFNALSPGLVMGIMILPLVSSLSEDALHAVPNGLREGAYALGATKMQAALRVVVPAALSGISASFILAMSRAIGETMIVAIAAGQQPRLTANPMNPVETMTAYIVQVSMGDTPAGSIAFRTIFAVGMLLFLMTFVLNLISDWLRRRFREQYS from the coding sequence ATGACGCTGGCGACCCGGCGGAAAGTCGAGTGGCTGATCGAGCGCGCGCTGTTTGCCTGCGCCGCCGGATCAGTGCTCGTCACCGCCGGGATCATCGGCGTGCTCGTCTTCGAAACGTACGAGTTCTTCCGTGAGGTGCCGATCACGGACTTCCTGTTCGGCACCGTCTGGACGCCGCTCTTCTACGACCCGCAGTTCGGCGTACTCCCCCTTGTGGGCGGCACCATTCTGGTGTCGCTCATCGCCATGCTCGTGGCGATGCCTGCCGGCCTGCTCTCGGCCATCTACCTGAGCGAGTATGCCCCGCCAGGCGTGCGGCGCGTGGTCAAGCCCGTGCTGGAGGTGTTGGCCGGGATTCCCACGGTCGTCTTCGGCTATTTCGCCCTGCTGTTCGTGACTCCGCTGCTGCAAAAGGTCTTCCCCGACCTGGCGCTGTTCAATGCGCTGAGTCCCGGTCTGGTCATGGGCATCATGATCCTCCCGCTGGTGTCGTCGCTGTCGGAAGACGCGTTGCACGCGGTGCCTAACGGGCTACGTGAAGGCGCGTACGCCTTGGGCGCCACCAAGATGCAGGCGGCGTTGCGTGTGGTGGTGCCCGCCGCGCTCTCCGGCATCTCCGCGTCGTTCATCCTCGCCATGTCCCGCGCCATTGGCGAGACGATGATTGTGGCGATCGCGGCGGGACAACAGCCGCGCCTGACCGCCAACCCCATGAATCCGGTGGAGACGATGACCGCCTACATCGTGCAGGTCAGCATGGGCGATACACCGGCGGGATCGATTGCCTTCCGCACCATCTTCGCCGTGGGCATGTTGCTGTTCCTGATGACCTTCGTGCTCAACCTCATCAGCGACTGGCTGCGCCGCCGTTTCCGGGAGCAGTATTCGTGA
- a CDS encoding phosphate ABC transporter ATP-binding protein, whose product MTTGNARPTTPVKIDVQGMNFYYGAKQALSDITIALHANLVTAFIGPSGCGKSTFLRTLNRMNDIIPGTRVEGRVQIDGEDIYASSTDVVGLRRRVGMVFQKSNPFPKSIFENIAYGLRINGLTKNRGEMEGRVEESLKAAAIWDEVKDRLTESALMLSGGQQQRLCIARALAIQPEILLMDEPASALDPIATQRIEELIYQLKTSYTIVIVTHNMQQAARVSDQTAFFWLGRLVESGPTEQIFTSPTEKLTEDYVTGRFG is encoded by the coding sequence ATGACCACGGGCAACGCTCGCCCAACCACGCCCGTGAAGATCGACGTGCAGGGGATGAATTTCTACTACGGCGCCAAGCAGGCCCTGAGCGACATCACCATCGCGCTCCACGCGAACCTGGTCACGGCGTTCATCGGCCCGTCGGGCTGCGGCAAGAGCACCTTCCTGCGTACGCTCAACCGGATGAACGACATCATCCCGGGCACGCGGGTTGAAGGCCGCGTCCAGATCGACGGCGAGGACATCTACGCCTCATCCACTGACGTGGTGGGACTGCGCCGGCGCGTGGGCATGGTCTTCCAGAAGTCCAACCCCTTTCCGAAATCCATCTTCGAGAACATCGCGTACGGCCTGCGGATCAATGGCCTGACGAAGAACCGCGGCGAGATGGAAGGCCGGGTCGAGGAGAGTCTGAAGGCCGCCGCGATCTGGGATGAGGTCAAGGACCGGCTGACCGAATCGGCACTGATGCTGTCGGGCGGCCAGCAGCAGCGGTTGTGCATCGCCCGTGCCCTGGCCATTCAACCCGAGATCCTGTTGATGGATGAGCCGGCGTCGGCGCTCGACCCGATTGCAACCCAGCGCATCGAGGAACTCATCTACCAGCTCAAGACGTCTTACACGATTGTGATCGTGACGCACAACATGCAGCAGGCGGCGCGCGTGTCCGACCAGACGGCGTTTTTCTGGCTCGGCCGCCTCGTGGAATCGGGCCCCACGGAACAGATTTTCACCAGTCCGACCGAGAAGTTGACGGAAGACTACGTCACCGGTCGCTTCGGTTAA
- the phoU gene encoding phosphate signaling complex protein PhoU has protein sequence MERHARHFQDELDELKGRLLEMGGLAEERLRLAVRSLVDRDGRMVEAVLTGDAAINQLHIEIDDRCFKLLALHQPMAGDLRSIVAAVKINTDLERVGDLAVNIAEAVRRYLQHPPVKELIDIPKMAELAQVMLRDSLDAYVRHDLGLARKVLGQDDELDALKTHVFRDLLACMLRDAATIEPSLDLILISRHLERIGDHATNIAEDVIFMVSAKDVRHQ, from the coding sequence ATGGAACGGCACGCACGACACTTTCAGGACGAGCTCGACGAGCTCAAGGGACGACTGCTCGAGATGGGTGGCCTGGCCGAAGAGCGGCTGCGCCTGGCTGTGCGCAGCCTGGTCGATCGTGATGGCCGGATGGTTGAGGCGGTGCTCACCGGCGACGCCGCCATCAACCAGTTGCACATCGAAATCGACGACCGCTGCTTCAAGCTGCTGGCGCTGCATCAACCCATGGCGGGCGACCTCCGCTCCATCGTCGCCGCCGTCAAGATCAACACCGACCTTGAACGCGTGGGCGACCTGGCGGTCAACATCGCCGAGGCGGTGCGTCGCTACCTGCAGCACCCGCCGGTCAAGGAACTGATCGACATCCCGAAGATGGCCGAACTGGCGCAGGTGATGCTGCGCGACTCGCTGGACGCCTACGTCCGCCACGACCTTGGCCTGGCCCGGAAGGTGCTGGGGCAGGATGACGAGCTGGATGCACTCAAGACCCATGTGTTCCGCGACCTGCTGGCCTGCATGCTGCGCGACGCCGCCACAATCGAACCCAGTCTGGACCTGATCCTCATTTCGCGTCACCTCGAGCGGATTGGCGACCACGCCACGAACATCGCCGAGGACGTCATTTTCATGGTCTCGGCGAAGGACGTCAGGCACCAGTAG
- the yacG gene encoding DNA gyrase inhibitor YacG translates to MSARPVCVQCRLQPADPRWRPFCSERCQLADLNRWLQGDYRVPGPAIDSIPDSPDNDPST, encoded by the coding sequence ATGTCGGCCCGGCCTGTGTGCGTGCAATGCCGCCTGCAGCCTGCGGATCCCCGGTGGCGGCCCTTTTGCAGTGAACGTTGTCAGTTGGCGGACTTGAACCGCTGGCTGCAGGGCGACTACCGGGTTCCTGGGCCGGCTATCGATTCCATCCCCGACTCGCCCGACAATGATCCGTCCACGTGA
- the pstA gene encoding phosphate ABC transporter permease PstA, whose translation MAGDRLLQTMSILVLTLSLVALLALLYDIWSDGWARLDWEFLTSMPSRRASSAGIYPAILGSLYILMVTAAFALPLGIGAAVYLEEYGGGGRMARLIEINIANLAGVPSIIYGLLGLGIFVRAFGWGPSILSGGATLGLLALPVVILSTREALRTVPMSAREGSYALGATKWQTIWHQVLPTALPGILTGLILAMSRAIGETAPLITIGALAYIDFTPSGVMSPFTVLPIQIYNWVSKPQVAFAENAAAGIIVLLVLLLSMNAVAIVLRDRFQKARA comes from the coding sequence ATGGCCGGCGATCGCCTGCTGCAGACCATGAGCATCCTCGTGCTCACGCTCTCGCTCGTCGCGCTGCTGGCGCTGCTGTACGACATCTGGTCTGACGGCTGGGCGCGCCTCGACTGGGAGTTCCTCACCAGCATGCCCTCCCGCCGCGCATCGTCGGCGGGCATCTACCCCGCGATTCTCGGCAGCCTCTACATCCTGATGGTGACGGCGGCGTTTGCGCTGCCACTGGGGATCGGCGCCGCGGTGTACCTCGAGGAGTACGGTGGAGGCGGCCGCATGGCCCGCCTCATCGAAATCAATATCGCCAACCTCGCAGGCGTGCCGTCGATCATCTACGGCCTGCTCGGGCTGGGGATCTTCGTGCGGGCGTTTGGGTGGGGCCCGTCGATTCTCTCGGGCGGCGCCACGCTGGGCCTGCTCGCACTGCCCGTGGTCATTCTCTCCACGCGCGAAGCGCTGCGAACCGTGCCGATGTCCGCGCGAGAAGGGTCGTACGCCCTGGGCGCCACCAAGTGGCAGACCATCTGGCATCAGGTGCTTCCCACCGCGTTACCGGGTATCCTGACGGGCCTGATCCTTGCCATGTCTCGCGCCATCGGAGAAACTGCGCCGCTCATCACGATCGGCGCCCTCGCGTACATCGACTTCACGCCGTCGGGCGTCATGTCGCCCTTCACGGTGCTGCCCATCCAGATCTACAACTGGGTTTCCAAACCGCAGGTGGCGTTCGCCGAAAACGCCGCGGCCGGCATCATTGTGCTGCTGGTCCTGCTCCTCTCGATGAATGCCGTGGCCATCGTGCTGCGGGACCGCTTCCAGAAAGCCCGCGCATGA